A DNA window from Bradyrhizobium barranii subsp. barranii contains the following coding sequences:
- a CDS encoding LON peptidase substrate-binding domain-containing protein: MPINIEYRGPADLPEIIPVFPLPGALLLPRGQMPLNIFEPRYLSMVDDSLRDGHRLIGMIQPDIAHSPKNSDRPALFRVGCVGRITQLAESGDGRYLLELTGVSRFKVVKELEVLTAYRQCKVDFFTFVDDFTARMGEDEVDREALLTVLADFLKANNLKVDWEGVESAPNEALVNALAMMSPYGPAEKQAMLEAPDLKTRAEILIAVTEMDLAKKRTSGDPPLQ, from the coding sequence ATGCCGATCAACATCGAATATCGCGGCCCCGCCGACCTGCCGGAGATCATTCCGGTATTTCCGCTGCCGGGCGCGCTTTTGCTGCCGCGCGGCCAGATGCCGCTCAACATCTTCGAGCCGCGTTACCTTTCGATGGTCGACGATTCCTTGCGCGACGGCCATCGCCTGATCGGCATGATCCAGCCCGACATCGCCCACTCGCCGAAGAATTCCGACAGGCCGGCGCTGTTCCGCGTCGGCTGCGTCGGCCGCATCACCCAACTCGCCGAATCCGGCGACGGCCGCTACCTCCTCGAGCTCACCGGCGTCTCGCGCTTCAAGGTGGTCAAGGAGCTCGAAGTGCTGACCGCCTACCGCCAGTGCAAGGTGGACTTCTTCACCTTCGTCGACGACTTCACCGCGCGCATGGGCGAGGACGAGGTCGATCGCGAGGCGCTGCTGACCGTGCTGGCGGATTTCTTGAAGGCCAACAATCTCAAGGTCGACTGGGAAGGCGTCGAGAGCGCGCCCAATGAGGCGCTCGTCAACGCGCTGGCGATGATGTCGCCCTATGGCCCCGCGGAAAAGCAGGCCATGCTGGAGGCGCCGGATTTGAAGACCCGCGCCGAAATCCTGATCGCGGTTACCGAGATGGATCTCGCCAAGAAGCGCACCAGCGGCGATCCGCCGTTGCAGTGA
- a CDS encoding c-type cytochrome, with the protein MRAVRFGILSVTLSLAALAFVRAQAADNAAIQEKAAVCSGCHGENGISQTENIPSLAGQPDQFIQWQLVFFRAGSRKNDQMQPIAEEITNEDIRNFGAYFAQMTPPKAAEDGDPDLSKKGAQVAVGRRCASCHTDSFAGTKAVARLAGQREEYLVKALHDYKSSQRVGGGGAAMADVAYHMSDEEITAVSHYLAYFK; encoded by the coding sequence ATGCGAGCCGTTCGGTTTGGAATTCTGTCTGTGACGCTATCGCTCGCAGCACTTGCATTCGTCCGAGCTCAGGCCGCCGATAATGCCGCGATCCAGGAGAAGGCCGCCGTCTGCTCCGGCTGTCACGGCGAGAACGGCATTTCGCAGACGGAGAACATCCCCTCGCTGGCCGGCCAGCCTGATCAATTCATCCAGTGGCAGCTCGTGTTCTTCCGCGCCGGCTCGCGCAAGAACGACCAGATGCAGCCGATCGCCGAGGAGATCACCAACGAGGACATCCGCAATTTCGGCGCCTATTTCGCGCAGATGACGCCGCCGAAGGCAGCGGAAGACGGGGATCCGGACCTGTCGAAAAAAGGCGCGCAAGTTGCCGTCGGCCGCCGCTGCGCCTCGTGCCATACGGATAGCTTTGCCGGCACCAAGGCCGTCGCGCGGCTCGCGGGCCAACGCGAGGAATACCTGGTCAAGGCGTTGCACGACTACAAGAGCAGCCAGCGCGTCGGCGGCGGTGGCGCTGCGATGGCCGATGTCGCCTATCACATGAGCGATGAGGAAATCACCGCCGTCTCGCACTATCTCGCGTATTTCAAGTAA
- a CDS encoding ubiquinone biosynthesis hydroxylase → MPVQGSIVIGGGAFAGLALALALRQGLGPEIPVTVADPALATRPSRDPRATAIVAACRRLFEAIGAWDAVRGEAQPILDMVVTDSKLEDATRPVFLNFAGDVAPGEPFAHMIENRRLIDALVVRAEAEGIDLRATTVASYDARPEGVDVTLGDGSVIAASLLVAADGARSKLRERAGIVTHGWEYDQSGIVVTVGHERDHDGRAEEHFLPAGPFAILPLSGKRSSLVWTDRRSEAARIIALSDEEFHGELERRFGLHLGEVKALDKPRAFPLSYFVARSFIAERLALVGDSAHVIHPIAGQGLNMGLKDVAALAEVVVDAARLGMDLGGVDVLERYQRWRRFDTMAMGVATNSLNFLFSNQSTLLRTVRDIGLGLVDRAPPLKNLFIRQAAGLTGEIPRLLKGEAL, encoded by the coding sequence ATGCCGGTACAGGGTAGCATTGTCATTGGTGGCGGCGCGTTTGCCGGCCTCGCGCTGGCCCTGGCGTTGCGCCAGGGGCTCGGGCCCGAGATTCCCGTCACCGTCGCCGACCCCGCGCTCGCGACCCGTCCGAGCCGCGACCCGCGCGCGACCGCGATCGTGGCCGCCTGCCGCCGCCTGTTCGAGGCCATCGGCGCCTGGGACGCCGTCAGGGGCGAGGCGCAGCCGATCCTCGACATGGTCGTCACCGATTCAAAGCTTGAAGACGCCACCCGTCCGGTTTTTCTGAACTTTGCCGGCGATGTCGCGCCCGGCGAGCCGTTTGCGCATATGATCGAGAACCGCCGTTTGATCGACGCGCTGGTGGTGCGGGCCGAGGCCGAGGGCATCGATCTCCGCGCCACGACGGTCGCGTCCTATGACGCGCGCCCGGAAGGCGTCGACGTGACGCTTGGCGACGGCAGCGTGATTGCGGCAAGCCTGCTGGTCGCCGCCGATGGCGCGCGGTCGAAACTGCGCGAGCGTGCCGGCATCGTCACCCATGGCTGGGAGTATGATCAATCCGGCATCGTCGTCACCGTCGGCCATGAGCGCGATCACGACGGCCGCGCCGAGGAGCACTTCCTGCCCGCGGGTCCCTTCGCCATCCTGCCTCTCTCCGGAAAACGATCCTCGCTGGTGTGGACCGACCGCCGCAGCGAAGCCGCGCGCATCATCGCGTTGAGCGACGAGGAGTTCCACGGCGAGCTCGAGCGCCGGTTCGGCCTGCATCTCGGCGAGGTCAAGGCGCTCGACAAGCCGCGTGCGTTCCCGCTGTCCTATTTCGTGGCGCGCTCCTTCATCGCCGAGCGTCTCGCGCTTGTCGGCGATTCCGCGCATGTCATCCATCCGATCGCGGGCCAGGGCCTCAACATGGGGCTGAAGGATGTCGCAGCACTGGCCGAAGTCGTGGTCGATGCCGCGCGGCTCGGCATGGATCTCGGCGGCGTCGACGTGCTCGAACGTTATCAGCGCTGGCGCCGCTTCGACACCATGGCGATGGGCGTTGCCACCAACTCGCTGAACTTCCTGTTCTCCAACCAGTCGACGCTGCTGCGCACGGTGCGCGACATCGGCCTCGGCCTCGTCGACCGCGCCCCGCCGCTGAAGAACCTCTTCATCCGCCAGGCCGCCGGTTTGACCGGTGAGATCCCGCGGTTGCTGAAGGGTGAGGCGTTGTAG
- the trxA gene encoding thioredoxin — protein MTIIDQGNGAAGPAAADLIKDTTTQTFVKDVIEESKRQPVLIDFWAEWCGPCKQLTPVLEKAVKAAKGKVKLVKMNIDQHPAIPGQMGIQSIPAVIAFVNGQPADGFMGAVPESQVNAFIEKVTKGVTAPGEPNIAEILQEAEAVLAEGDAAAAAQIYAEVLQHDSTNIAALAGLAKCYAVSGAMEQAKQTLAMVPESKRNDPAVKAVQTAIDLAEQAEQLGPVAELEQKVAANPLDHQARFDLATALNAQGNRAAATEQLLAIIKRDRKWNDDGARKQLVQFFEAWGGTDDATVEGRKRLSTILFS, from the coding sequence GTGACGATCATCGACCAAGGTAACGGAGCGGCGGGCCCGGCTGCGGCCGATCTGATCAAGGACACCACCACCCAGACCTTCGTGAAGGACGTCATCGAGGAATCGAAGCGCCAGCCGGTTCTGATCGACTTCTGGGCGGAGTGGTGCGGCCCCTGCAAGCAGCTCACGCCCGTGCTGGAAAAGGCGGTCAAGGCGGCCAAGGGCAAGGTCAAGCTGGTCAAGATGAACATCGACCAGCATCCGGCGATCCCGGGCCAGATGGGCATCCAGTCGATCCCGGCCGTGATCGCCTTCGTCAACGGCCAGCCGGCCGACGGCTTCATGGGCGCCGTGCCGGAGAGCCAGGTCAACGCCTTCATCGAAAAGGTGACCAAGGGCGTGACGGCGCCGGGCGAGCCCAATATCGCCGAGATCCTGCAAGAGGCCGAGGCGGTGCTCGCCGAGGGGGACGCCGCCGCCGCCGCGCAGATCTATGCCGAGGTGCTGCAGCACGATTCGACCAACATCGCGGCCCTTGCCGGACTCGCGAAATGCTACGCCGTCTCCGGCGCGATGGAGCAGGCCAAGCAGACGCTGGCGATGGTGCCGGAATCCAAGCGCAACGACCCCGCCGTGAAAGCCGTGCAGACCGCGATCGATCTCGCCGAGCAGGCGGAGCAGCTGGGGCCGGTGGCCGAGCTGGAACAGAAAGTCGCCGCAAACCCGCTCGATCATCAGGCTCGCTTCGACCTTGCGACCGCGCTGAATGCGCAAGGCAACCGGGCGGCGGCCACCGAGCAGTTGCTGGCGATCATCAAGCGCGACCGCAAGTGGAACGACGACGGCGCCCGCAAGCAGCTCGTGCAATTCTTCGAGGCCTGGGGTGGCACGGATGATGCTACCGTCGAGGGACGAAAGCGCTTGTCGACGATCCTGTTTTCGTAA
- a CDS encoding Trm112 family protein, with the protein MNAPTERPETSVDPKLLEILVCPLTKGPLEFDSAKQELISRSAKLAYPIRDGIPIMLPEEARKID; encoded by the coding sequence ATGAACGCTCCCACCGAACGCCCCGAAACCAGCGTCGATCCCAAATTGCTGGAGATCCTGGTCTGCCCGCTGACCAAGGGTCCGCTGGAGTTCGATTCCGCAAAGCAGGAGCTGATCTCGCGCAGCGCCAAGCTGGCCTACCCGATCCGGGACGGCATCCCGATCATGCTGCCGGAAGAGGCGCGCAAGATCGATTGA
- a CDS encoding NAD-dependent epimerase/dehydratase family protein — MTILVTGSAGHLGEAVLRMLRGRSFPARGIDLKPSPFTDAVGSIVDSDFVRRQMEGVTAVVHSATLHKPHVATHSKQDFVDTNVTGTFNLLEAAIAAGVRSFVFTSTTSAFGSQLRPGAGQAAVWVTEDLAPVPKNIYGTTKLMAETLCELFFRERGLPVVILRTSRFFPEDDDDPAMRSAYPLDNAQANELLYRRLDIADAVSAHLLAVERAPKIGFARYIISATSPFEPRHLAALARDAAGVVRELYTDCAQLYAARGWRLFPEIDRVYVNDRARHELGWRPEFDFAHVLNSLRDGRDFRSTLAREIGSKGYHDTVFDDGPYPVAS, encoded by the coding sequence ATGACAATACTGGTCACGGGCAGCGCGGGCCACCTTGGGGAGGCCGTTCTCCGTATGCTCCGGGGACGCAGTTTCCCCGCGCGTGGGATCGATCTGAAGCCATCGCCCTTCACCGATGCCGTCGGCTCGATCGTCGATTCCGACTTCGTGCGGCGCCAGATGGAGGGCGTCACCGCCGTGGTCCACTCCGCGACGCTGCACAAGCCGCATGTGGCGACCCACAGCAAACAGGATTTTGTCGACACCAACGTCACCGGCACGTTCAATCTGCTCGAGGCGGCCATAGCCGCCGGCGTGCGCAGCTTCGTCTTCACCAGCACCACCAGCGCATTCGGTTCGCAGCTTCGACCCGGGGCCGGACAGGCTGCGGTGTGGGTCACCGAGGATCTGGCGCCGGTGCCGAAGAACATCTACGGCACGACGAAGCTGATGGCCGAGACGCTGTGCGAGCTGTTCTTTCGCGAGCGCGGCCTGCCCGTCGTGATCTTGAGGACCTCGCGCTTCTTCCCTGAGGACGATGACGATCCGGCGATGCGCTCGGCTTACCCGCTGGACAACGCACAGGCCAATGAGCTGCTCTATAGACGGCTGGATATAGCGGACGCGGTGAGCGCCCATCTGCTCGCCGTCGAGCGCGCGCCGAAGATCGGTTTTGCCCGTTACATCATCTCCGCCACGAGCCCGTTCGAACCCCGTCATCTCGCGGCGCTCGCGCGCGACGCGGCCGGTGTCGTGCGCGAGCTCTACACGGATTGCGCGCAGCTCTATGCGGCGCGCGGATGGCGGCTATTCCCCGAGATCGACCGCGTCTATGTCAACGATCGTGCGCGGCACGAGCTAGGCTGGCGGCCCGAATTCGACTTCGCGCATGTCCTGAACAGCCTGCGCGACGGCCGCGATTTTCGCAGCACGCTGGCGCGCGAGATCGGGTCGAAAGGCTATCACGACACGGTATTCGACGACGGACCCTATCCCGTCGCCTCGTAA
- a CDS encoding P-II family nitrogen regulator, translating to MKLVVAIIKPFKLDEVRQALTAIGVHGMTVTEVKGYGRQKGHTEIYRGAEYVVNFLPKLRIEIAVASDVADKAVAVITATARTGQIGDGKIFVTPIDHALRIRTGETDSDAL from the coding sequence ATGAAACTCGTCGTCGCGATCATCAAACCCTTCAAGCTCGATGAAGTCCGCCAGGCGCTGACCGCGATCGGCGTCCACGGCATGACCGTGACCGAGGTGAAAGGCTACGGCCGCCAGAAGGGTCATACCGAGATCTATCGCGGCGCGGAATATGTCGTGAACTTCCTGCCGAAGCTGCGGATCGAGATCGCGGTCGCCTCCGACGTCGCCGACAAGGCCGTCGCCGTGATCACCGCGACGGCGCGCACCGGACAGATCGGCGACGGCAAGATCTTCGTCACGCCGATCGACCACGCGCTGCGCATCCGCACCGGCGAAACCGACAGCGACGCGCTTTAA
- a CDS encoding TetR/AcrR family transcriptional regulator, translated as MTEQLSADDWIKQGLKALAKNGFTALKADPLARAMGVSRGSFYWHFADLGAFHAAVLKRWREIAAEQIIADVEAAGDEPLKALLRRSFGARLDLERAVRSWAAFDTAAQGAVRAIDRRRIDYIETLLAMRGLEPAKAQARAQILYWTFLGFALSGTPVPAARLQGLLDEIMRMVSA; from the coding sequence ATGACCGAACAACTCTCCGCCGACGACTGGATCAAGCAGGGCCTGAAGGCGCTGGCCAAGAACGGCTTCACGGCCCTGAAAGCCGATCCGCTCGCAAGGGCCATGGGCGTCTCGCGCGGCAGCTTCTATTGGCACTTCGCCGATCTCGGCGCGTTCCACGCCGCTGTCCTGAAGCGCTGGCGCGAGATCGCGGCCGAACAGATCATCGCCGACGTCGAGGCTGCCGGCGACGAGCCGCTGAAGGCGCTGCTGCGGAGATCCTTTGGCGCGCGGCTCGACCTGGAGCGCGCCGTGCGCAGCTGGGCGGCGTTCGATACGGCCGCGCAAGGCGCGGTCCGCGCGATCGACCGCCGCAGGATCGACTATATCGAGACGCTGCTTGCGATGCGGGGGCTCGAGCCGGCGAAGGCGCAGGCGCGCGCGCAGATCCTGTACTGGACATTCCTGGGCTTTGCCTTGTCGGGCACGCCGGTGCCGGCGGCACGGCTCCAGGGCCTGCTCGACGAGATCATGCGGATGGTCTCCGCCTAG
- a CDS encoding cytochrome b/b6 domain-containing protein yields the protein MIDEAVSETRGASDGTPADRTASRTVAVWDLPLRLWHWALAVSILAAWFTPTVYDTLHRIVGYTVLGLLAFRLVWGFWGSRYSRFRMVGIRLRAAPHYLWNLRRGMTGRYIGLNPAGTLMLVALLLAIAISAITGAMSVTVTFFGLWWVEDTHAIASDAVIVLAVVHVLGVVLMGLLQRENLIRAMFTGRKRIRHHQ from the coding sequence TTGATCGACGAAGCGGTGTCAGAAACGCGCGGGGCGTCCGACGGGACCCCCGCGGATCGAACGGCTTCGCGGACGGTCGCAGTCTGGGACCTCCCGCTACGCCTCTGGCACTGGGCCCTCGCGGTCAGCATCTTGGCCGCGTGGTTCACGCCCACCGTCTACGACACCCTTCACCGCATCGTCGGCTATACGGTGCTCGGGCTTCTCGCCTTCCGCCTGGTCTGGGGTTTTTGGGGAAGCCGCTATTCGCGCTTCCGCATGGTCGGCATCCGGCTTCGGGCCGCGCCACACTATCTCTGGAATCTACGCCGCGGCATGACCGGCCGCTATATCGGCCTCAATCCAGCCGGCACCTTGATGCTGGTGGCGCTGCTGCTGGCGATCGCCATCTCGGCCATCACGGGGGCGATGTCGGTGACCGTCACCTTCTTCGGCCTGTGGTGGGTCGAGGACACCCACGCGATAGCATCCGACGCCGTCATCGTGCTGGCCGTGGTACACGTGCTGGGCGTCGTGCTGATGGGGCTTCTCCAGCGTGAGAACCTGATCCGCGCGATGTTCACCGGACGCAAGCGCATCCGCCATCATCAATAG
- the tesB gene encoding acyl-CoA thioesterase II, with protein MSKGLIDLISILDLEQLEVNLFRGNSPKTSWQRVFGGQVIGQAMVAACRTVEGRLPHSLHCYFILPGDPQIPIIYQVERLRDGKSYSTRRVTAIQHGNAIFSIMVSFHADEESAFDHQDKMPDVPPPEKLTAEEIAKQPMFKEMPEFIRRYYESDRPIELRPVELGRYFGQKIEDGRIHVWIRTAAKLPDDPALHMCALAYASDFSLLDAIMARYGRTLFDKRMMPASLDHAMWFHRPFRADEWLLYAQDSPNARGGRGLTRGSIFKPDGTLVASVAQEGSVRERKS; from the coding sequence ATGTCCAAAGGCCTGATCGACCTGATCTCGATTCTCGACCTCGAACAGCTCGAGGTGAATCTGTTCCGCGGCAACAGCCCGAAGACGAGCTGGCAGCGGGTGTTCGGCGGCCAGGTGATCGGGCAGGCGATGGTTGCGGCCTGCCGCACGGTCGAGGGCCGGCTGCCGCATTCGCTGCATTGCTATTTCATCCTGCCTGGCGATCCGCAGATCCCGATCATCTACCAGGTCGAGCGCCTGCGCGACGGCAAGAGCTATTCGACCCGCCGCGTCACCGCGATCCAGCACGGCAACGCGATCTTCTCGATCATGGTGTCGTTCCACGCCGACGAGGAGAGCGCGTTCGATCATCAGGACAAGATGCCCGACGTGCCGCCGCCGGAAAAGCTCACGGCGGAGGAGATAGCGAAGCAGCCGATGTTCAAGGAGATGCCGGAGTTCATCCGCCGCTACTACGAGTCCGATCGTCCGATCGAGCTGCGCCCGGTCGAGCTCGGCCGTTATTTCGGCCAGAAGATCGAGGACGGCCGCATTCACGTCTGGATCAGGACCGCGGCAAAGCTGCCGGACGATCCGGCGCTGCACATGTGCGCGCTGGCCTATGCCTCGGATTTTTCGCTGCTCGACGCGATCATGGCGCGCTACGGCCGCACGCTGTTCGACAAGCGCATGATGCCCGCGAGCCTCGACCACGCGATGTGGTTTCACCGCCCGTTCCGCGCCGACGAATGGCTGCTCTACGCGCAGGATTCGCCGAACGCACGCGGCGGCCGCGGCTTGACCCGCGGCTCGATCTTCAAGCCCGACGGCACGCTGGTCGCCTCCGTCGCGCAAGAAGGTTCTGTGCGCGAGCGCAAGTCCTAG
- a CDS encoding PepSY domain-containing protein gives MKVIRVVAIALTVGMGMSSAAMADGFKDCTKLDKASWKPAAEAEAKAKALGYEVRRSKIEGSCYEVYGVKEGKLYELFYSPEDLSLKKTVAK, from the coding sequence GTGAAGGTCATTCGTGTTGTTGCAATTGCACTGACGGTCGGCATGGGTATGAGCTCGGCGGCCATGGCCGACGGGTTCAAGGATTGCACCAAGCTCGACAAGGCGTCGTGGAAGCCGGCCGCCGAAGCCGAAGCCAAGGCCAAGGCGCTGGGTTACGAAGTGCGGCGCTCCAAGATCGAAGGCTCGTGCTATGAGGTCTACGGCGTCAAGGAAGGCAAGCTCTACGAGCTGTTCTACAGCCCGGAAGATCTTAGCCTGAAGAAGACGGTTGCCAAGTAA
- the panE gene encoding 2-dehydropantoate 2-reductase has protein sequence MRILVVGAGAIGGYFGGRLLQVGRDVTFLVRPRRASELASAGLVIKSPNGDVTLKNPPTVQADALKEKFDVVLLSCKAFDLDDAIKSFAAAVGPDTAIIPMLNGMKHLDTLDEKFGKERVLGGLCAIAATLNEKREVVQLQPMQSLSYGERDGKLSDRVKAIDEAFKSGINGAAASQNIMQDMWEKWVFLSSLAASTSLMRTSVGNILAAPGGRDFLLGMLDETSAIATASGYTPGGPFFERVKGNLTTEGSPMTASMFRDIKAGLPVEADHVIGDLIARADAAKVPVPKLRIAYTHLKAYERQRAG, from the coding sequence ATGCGTATCCTCGTGGTCGGCGCCGGCGCCATCGGCGGCTATTTTGGTGGCAGGCTGTTACAGGTCGGCCGCGACGTCACCTTCCTGGTCCGGCCGCGCCGCGCCAGCGAGCTCGCTAGCGCGGGCCTCGTCATCAAGAGCCCGAACGGCGACGTGACGCTGAAGAATCCGCCGACCGTTCAAGCCGACGCGCTCAAGGAAAAGTTCGACGTCGTGCTCTTGAGCTGCAAGGCGTTCGACCTCGACGACGCCATCAAATCGTTCGCGGCCGCCGTCGGGCCTGATACGGCGATCATCCCCATGCTCAACGGCATGAAGCATCTCGACACGCTCGACGAAAAATTCGGCAAGGAGCGCGTGCTCGGCGGCCTCTGCGCCATCGCGGCAACCCTGAACGAGAAGCGCGAAGTGGTGCAGCTCCAGCCGATGCAGTCGCTCAGTTACGGCGAGCGCGACGGCAAGCTCTCGGACCGGGTCAAGGCGATCGACGAGGCCTTCAAGAGCGGCATCAATGGCGCCGCCGCCAGCCAGAACATCATGCAGGACATGTGGGAGAAGTGGGTGTTCCTGTCTTCGCTCGCCGCAAGCACCAGCCTGATGCGCACCTCCGTCGGCAACATCCTCGCGGCCCCCGGCGGCCGGGACTTTTTGCTCGGCATGCTGGACGAGACCAGCGCGATCGCCACCGCGTCGGGCTACACGCCGGGCGGCCCGTTCTTCGAGCGCGTGAAGGGCAACCTCACCACCGAGGGATCGCCGATGACGGCATCCATGTTCCGCGACATCAAGGCGGGCCTGCCGGTCGAGGCCGATCACGTCATCGGCGACCTCATCGCGCGCGCCGACGCCGCCAAGGTGCCGGTGCCGAAGCTGCGCATCGCGTATACGCATCTGAAGGCGTATGAGAGGCAGCGGGCGGGGTAG
- a CDS encoding DUF4339 domain-containing protein: MASWFYASEGKQQGPYPEGQFRDLVAQGVVRPDTLVWSEGMAGWQKAAEIPGLIGGGGAPPMMPAGGPPMMGSGGYAGAGYAGGGGGSGGALSVDFGILEFTWRSIVMLIGMCLIIPVPWVFVWYTKWIVSCVKVPGRPNLSFTGNAMTLVPWFFGFIVLAIAIGVIGSALLSNLLFIAQIVLYWLLIKWMVANLASNGQPLGLSFSGSAWAYIGWNLLFAISIITIIGWAWVAAAQMRWFCRSIEGTRREIVFKGSGLGILWRGIVAAILSSLIIPIPWVYRWIMNWFASQTELAPRGSLGA; encoded by the coding sequence ATGGCGAGTTGGTTCTACGCATCCGAGGGCAAGCAACAGGGACCCTATCCGGAAGGGCAATTCCGCGACCTGGTCGCGCAGGGAGTTGTGCGCCCGGATACGCTGGTGTGGTCCGAGGGCATGGCCGGCTGGCAGAAGGCCGCCGAAATTCCCGGCCTGATCGGCGGTGGCGGTGCGCCCCCGATGATGCCGGCCGGCGGTCCGCCGATGATGGGCTCCGGTGGTTACGCTGGCGCCGGCTACGCTGGTGGTGGCGGTGGCAGCGGAGGAGCGCTGTCGGTCGATTTCGGCATCCTCGAGTTCACCTGGCGCAGCATCGTGATGCTGATCGGCATGTGCCTCATCATTCCGGTGCCGTGGGTGTTCGTCTGGTACACGAAATGGATCGTGTCCTGCGTGAAGGTGCCCGGCCGGCCCAATCTCAGCTTCACCGGCAATGCGATGACGCTGGTGCCCTGGTTCTTCGGCTTCATCGTTCTGGCGATCGCGATCGGCGTCATCGGCAGTGCGCTGCTCAGCAATCTGCTGTTCATCGCGCAGATCGTGCTCTACTGGCTGCTGATCAAATGGATGGTCGCGAACCTCGCCTCCAACGGGCAGCCGCTCGGGCTCAGCTTCTCCGGCTCAGCTTGGGCCTATATCGGCTGGAATCTGTTGTTCGCGATCTCGATCATCACGATCATCGGCTGGGCCTGGGTCGCCGCGGCGCAGATGCGCTGGTTCTGCCGCAGCATCGAAGGCACGCGCCGTGAGATCGTGTTCAAGGGCAGCGGTCTCGGCATTCTCTGGCGCGGCATCGTCGCCGCGATCCTGTCCAGCCTCATCATCCCGATCCCGTGGGTGTATCGCTGGATCATGAACTGGTTTGCATCGCAGACCGAGCTCGCTCCGCGCGGGTCGCTCGGAGCTTGA
- a CDS encoding PQQ-dependent sugar dehydrogenase codes for MKFHQSVFQSVLALAAVALLAGTSAVSAQQQDKNRQLKKYESGTKEFWTHPPDDWFLGDETEAQKGLAPPSGPPTGASEAELAAMMKKIKLPAGFKIEVYAPGVLAARQMAWGDKGTLFVGSFGLGNVYAIKDNNGKKEVKTILKGLNMPTGLAFRDGALYVIAVDKLIRYDNAEANLDKLGDGKVVYDDMPSYAAHGWKYIAVDKEGWFYLPFGPPFNVGVPPTSVSQIRRVDPKTGNAEIYALGVRNSVGGDVDPRTGKYWFTENARDWISDDLPSDKLNMISKIGEHFGYPYCHQGDLLDTKFAMGHKCSEFTPPVLNLGAHVAPLGMKFYTGDQFPAEYKNNILIAEHGSWNRHKYQGGNITRVIVGPDGKNAKKEVFASGWIEGDQGYLGRPNDIILAKDGSILVADDWAGAIYRISYSKK; via the coding sequence ATGAAATTCCATCAATCCGTCTTTCAATCCGTCCTGGCGCTTGCAGCGGTTGCCCTTCTCGCGGGGACAAGCGCAGTCAGCGCACAACAGCAGGACAAGAACCGCCAGCTGAAGAAATACGAATCCGGCACCAAGGAGTTCTGGACCCATCCGCCGGACGACTGGTTCCTCGGCGACGAGACCGAGGCGCAGAAGGGCCTCGCACCGCCGTCGGGCCCGCCGACCGGCGCGTCGGAGGCCGAGCTCGCCGCGATGATGAAGAAGATCAAGCTGCCGGCCGGCTTCAAGATCGAAGTCTATGCGCCCGGCGTTCTCGCCGCGCGGCAGATGGCCTGGGGTGACAAGGGCACGCTGTTCGTTGGCTCGTTCGGCCTCGGCAACGTCTATGCCATCAAGGACAACAACGGAAAGAAAGAGGTCAAGACCATCCTCAAAGGGCTGAACATGCCCACCGGTCTCGCCTTTAGGGATGGCGCGCTCTACGTCATCGCGGTCGACAAGCTGATCCGTTACGATAACGCCGAAGCCAATCTCGACAAGCTCGGTGACGGCAAGGTCGTCTATGACGACATGCCCTCCTATGCCGCGCATGGCTGGAAGTACATCGCGGTCGACAAGGAAGGCTGGTTCTACCTGCCGTTCGGACCGCCCTTCAACGTCGGCGTGCCCCCGACCAGTGTCTCGCAGATCCGCCGCGTCGATCCCAAGACCGGCAACGCCGAGATCTACGCGCTCGGCGTTCGCAACTCGGTCGGCGGCGACGTCGATCCGCGCACCGGCAAATATTGGTTCACCGAGAACGCGCGCGACTGGATCAGCGACGATCTGCCCTCAGACAAGCTGAACATGATCTCGAAGATCGGCGAGCATTTCGGCTATCCCTACTGCCACCAGGGCGACCTGCTGGATACGAAGTTCGCGATGGGTCACAAGTGCTCCGAGTTCACGCCGCCCGTGCTGAACCTCGGCGCGCATGTCGCTCCGCTCGGTATGAAGTTCTATACCGGCGACCAATTCCCCGCCGAGTACAAGAACAACATCCTGATCGCCGAGCACGGCTCCTGGAATCGTCACAAGTACCAGGGCGGCAATATCACACGCGTGATCGTCGGCCCCGACGGCAAGAACGCCAAGAAGGAGGTGTTCGCCTCCGGCTGGATCGAGGGCGACCAGGGCTATCTCGGCCGTCCCAACGACATCATCCTCGCCAAGGATGGCTCGATCCTCGTCGCCGACGACTGGGCCGGCGCGATCTATCGCATCAGCTACAGCAAGAAGTAG